A DNA window from Helianthus annuus cultivar XRQ/B chromosome 15, HanXRQr2.0-SUNRISE, whole genome shotgun sequence contains the following coding sequences:
- the LOC118487476 gene encoding uncharacterized protein LOC118487476 yields the protein MVLQVELEKRIDEVIAENKKLEDECKRIAEREKSLAGKVQRLEGENKVLELKIEVDQTEIDVLKVRVSELEEEKSRRESENEYYKLKNKELMAAKALHEHKFYMLNRVVESMLETSVEQKYEELKLEDLRAERKAEVERQMKEKGKVVEGSSVMSIVPSMVVDNPVPISSVPGIVEEEIQSPKLIGGEEEEDDEDDDEEEFIYSASSHSSKGDDDDDAAGGTGVRISEASKEKVVEDLLNDTVNEESGEAGGKGESSKNQIVEHHEPLFLCLDVYREMLNDVNPENPIDLEADLESFDINKQKDYKYNYVEDADQYDRVEVEDCSDNEDVPEDTSKLPTLMEFFAAENREELRQKVTEAVNENVFECLRKEAEQESQSNVEKEDHSKWFKDSHERKFKRPLKFFQRDRSISLGDIISWGFLPQVNAYAVRREYGVQYFKRLYDIMSLPWWDVDELSQVRTLEYQVRQNNKAMWGYIKYETLRGYLKWKPHRPRRVERVDPETGVRETILNVKPPRTMTTIPMPEMEQDFYKGFIDWVYSCLTTEAIITYRAGSELRYIRVYDPMWLVNCSAKDIECLFIHKIRYKAEDKDQAQQFQRVVSLCFQKGINSESKWKSSWWALDEKMKKKAKRERERENRRMEEKRGKFLKKQQEEEKAEKRKREKIRVALSRKPKGREEHYKASI from the exons ATGGTTCTTCAAGTAGAG ttggaaaagagaattgatgaGGTGATAGCAGAAAACAAAAAATTGGAAGATGAATGCAAAAGAATTGCTGAAAGAGAAAAGTCTCTTGCTGGAAAAGTGCAGAGATTAgaaggtgaaaacaaagtgttgGAACTAAAGATTGAAGTTGATCAGACAGAAATTGATGTtttgaaagttcgagtgtctgaGTTAGAAGAGGAGAAGAGTCGTCGGGAAAGTGAAAACGAGTACTATaagctgaagaacaaagaacttatggctgctaaagcactACATGAACATAAGTTCTACATGCTGAATAGGGTTGTGGAAAGTATGTTGGAGACGTCTGTGGAACAAAAGTATGAAGAATTGAAGTTAGAGGATCTTCGTGCTGAACGTAAAGCAGAAGTAGAAAGGCAAatgaaagaaaaaggtaaagTTGTTGAAGGAAGTTCTGTAATGTCTATTGTGCCTTCAATGGTGGTAGATAATCCAGTGCCTATATCCTCAGTTCCTGGTATAGTTGAAGAAGAAATTCAATCGCCAAAGTTAATTGGTGgcgaagaagaagaggatgatgaagatgatgatgaagaagagttTATTTATTCTGCAAGCAGTCACAGTTCAAAAGGTGATGATGACGATGACGCTGCAGGAGGTACAGGTGTTAGAATATCTGAAGCTTCAaaagaaaaagtcgttgaagatctgCTGAACGACACAGTCAATGAGGAAAGTGGTGAAGCTGGGGgaaagggggagtcgagtaagAATCAGATTGTCGAACATCATGAACCGTTGTTCTTATGTCTAGATGTGTATAGGGAGATGTTAAACGATGTAAATCCCGAGAATCCAATTGATCTTGAAGCTGATCTGGAAtcttttgatatcaataaacagaAAGATTACAAGTATAACTATGTTGAGGATGCAGATCAGTACGATAGGGTTGAAGTAGAGGATTGTTCTGATAATGAGGATGTCCCTGAAGATACATCAAAACTTCCGACGTTAATGGAGTTTTTCGCAGCAGAAAACAGAGAAGAGTTGCGTCAGAAAGTGACTGAAGCGGTGAATGAAAATGTGTTCGAGTGCTTGAGAAAAGAAGCTGAACAAGAAAGTCAATCAAATGTTGAGAAAGAAGATCATTCAAAATGGTTTAAAGACAGTCATGAGAGAAAGTTCAAGAGGCCTTTGAAGTTTTTTCAACGTGATAGATCTATTTCTCTTGGTGATATCATCAGTTGGGGTTTTCTTCCTCAAGTCAACGCCTATGCAGTTAGAAGAGAATATGGTGTCCAATACTTTaaacgtttatatgacattatgtcattaccatggtgggatgtcgATGAGTTATCTCAGGTGAGAACGTTGGAGTATCAGGTGAGACAGAATAATAAAGCAATGTGGGGATATATCAAGTATGAGACTCTCAGAGGTTATCTGAAATGGAAACCTCATCGTCCAAGACGGGTTGAAAGAGTAGATCCTGAAACTGGTGTAAGGGAAACTATTCTGaatgtaaagcctccaagaaccATGACGACGATTCCTATGCCAGAAATGGAACAAGATTTTTACAAAGGGTTCATTGATTGGGTGTATAGCTGTCTTACAACAGAAGCTATCATTACATACAGAGCTGGTAGTGAGCTGAGATATATTCGTGTCTATGATCCGATGTGGCTGGTGAATTGTTCGGCAAAAGACATCGAATGCTTGTTTATTCACAAGATTCGTTATAAAGCAGAAGATAAAGATCAAGCTCAACAGTTCCAGCGTGTGGTATCACTGTGCTTTCAAAAAGGAATCAATTCCGAAAGCAAGTGGAAATCGTCTTGGTGGGCATtggatgaaaagatgaagaagaaggctaAACGTGAACGTGAACGTGAAAATCGTAGGATGGAAGAGAAAAGAGGAAAGTTTTTGAAGAAACAACAGGAAGAAGAGAAGGCAGAGAAGCGAAAGCGTGAAAAGATTAGAGTTGCATTAAGCAGGAAGCCTAAAGGGCGTGAAGAACATTACAAAGCTTCTATCTGA